In Carassius gibelio isolate Cgi1373 ecotype wild population from Czech Republic chromosome B19, carGib1.2-hapl.c, whole genome shotgun sequence, one DNA window encodes the following:
- the clec3bb gene encoding tetranectin: protein MRLRDGCLLLGVLLLLTHTSHQQKPNAKKDSSAALKDLQKQIDDIVVELNLLKEQQALQTVCLKGTKIPGKCFLVDSVKKSYHTASEDCIAKGGILSTPLSSDENTRLYDYVRQSIGPDAEIWLGINDMQTEGVWMDQAGSSIRYKNWKPPQPDGRIAENCAVLSGASGGKWLDENCREERASVCEFNIV from the exons ATGAGACTCCGAGACGGCTGTCTTCTGCTGGGAGTCCTGCTGCTcctcacacacacctcacaccagCAGAAGCCCAATGCTAAAAAAG ACTCCAGCGCTGCTTTGAAGGACCTGCAAAAGCAGATCGATGACATTGTGGTGGAACTGAATCTTCTAAAGGAGCAGCAGGCCCTGCAGACCG TCTGTCTGAAAGGTACGAAGATCCCTGGTAAGTGTTTTCTGGTGGACAGCGTGAAGAAGAGCTACCACACGGCCAGTGAAGACTGCATCGCCAAGGGAGGAATCCTCAGCACTCCGCTGTCTTCTGACGAAAACACGCGACTATATGATTACGTGCGCCAGAGCATCGGGCCGGACGCTGAAATCTGGCTGGGCATCAATGACATGCAGACGGAGGGCGTGTGGATGGACCAGGCCGGCTCAAGCATCCGCTACAAGAACTGGAAGCCCCCGCAGCCCGATGGTAGAATCGCAGAAAACTGCGCCGTACTCTCCGGCGCTTCCGGCGGGAAGTGGCTGGACGAGAACTGTCGCGAGGAGAGAGCTTCCGTCTGCGAGTTCAACATCGTCTGA